A genomic region of Paenibacillus sp. PL2-23 contains the following coding sequences:
- the uxaC gene encoding glucuronate isomerase, with protein MAAFMNDDFLLSNDVAKKLYHEYAKDMPIIDYHCHLSPKEIYENKTYQNLTEVWLYGDHYKWRLMRANGVEESHVTGEASDYDKFVAFAKTVEVAIGNPVHQWSHLELKRYFGVEETLSEANAPLIWEKVNAQLTGPSFGARDFIVKSNVKVVCTTDDPIDSLEYHIKLREDKAFPVKVLPSFRPDKGLEINRKGFKDWIQALAAAAGTSIESYDQLLAALESRVDFFHSAGGRVSDHALDFVPYAETTKEEAASIFAKALSGEAVSLEEETKYKTYTLVFLGKLYTERGWVMQYHMNAARNNNARMFAKLGPDTGYDAMNDQLIALPLARLLDAMDRDDALPKTILYSLNPTHNAVIGTLIGCFQGGGVAGKMQFGSAWWFNDTREGMIAQMKSLADAGLLSQFVGMLTDSRSFLSYTRHEYFRRILCNLIGEWVENGEVPNDSELLGSIVRNISYNNADAYFPFE; from the coding sequence ATGGCTGCGTTTATGAATGACGATTTTCTATTATCGAATGATGTTGCGAAGAAGCTTTACCATGAATATGCGAAGGATATGCCAATCATTGACTATCACTGCCACCTAAGCCCGAAGGAAATTTACGAGAATAAGACGTATCAGAATTTGACCGAGGTATGGCTGTACGGGGATCATTACAAGTGGCGCCTCATGAGAGCCAACGGGGTGGAGGAATCCCATGTAACGGGAGAAGCGAGCGACTATGACAAGTTTGTGGCGTTTGCCAAAACCGTGGAGGTTGCAATCGGCAACCCGGTCCATCAGTGGTCGCACCTGGAGCTGAAGCGTTACTTCGGCGTGGAGGAAACGCTTAGCGAAGCGAATGCGCCTCTCATCTGGGAGAAGGTAAATGCGCAGCTGACGGGACCTAGCTTTGGCGCGCGGGATTTCATCGTCAAGTCCAACGTGAAGGTTGTATGCACAACGGATGATCCTATAGATTCGCTTGAGTACCATATCAAGCTGCGGGAGGACAAGGCGTTCCCTGTAAAGGTGCTGCCGTCGTTCCGCCCGGACAAAGGGCTGGAAATTAACCGCAAGGGCTTCAAAGACTGGATTCAGGCGCTTGCCGCAGCCGCGGGTACCTCAATCGAATCATACGATCAGCTGCTGGCGGCGCTGGAGTCAAGAGTGGACTTCTTCCATTCCGCAGGCGGCCGAGTATCCGACCACGCACTGGATTTCGTGCCTTACGCAGAGACGACGAAGGAAGAGGCCGCTTCGATCTTCGCCAAGGCCCTAAGCGGAGAGGCGGTCAGCCTGGAGGAAGAGACGAAATACAAGACGTATACCCTTGTATTCCTCGGCAAGCTGTATACGGAGCGCGGCTGGGTGATGCAGTATCATATGAACGCCGCCCGCAACAACAACGCCCGCATGTTCGCCAAGCTGGGTCCGGATACCGGCTACGACGCCATGAACGATCAGTTGATCGCGTTGCCGCTGGCAAGATTGCTGGACGCGATGGATCGCGACGACGCGCTGCCGAAGACCATTCTTTATTCGCTTAATCCAACGCATAACGCTGTTATTGGCACTCTCATCGGCTGCTTCCAAGGCGGTGGCGTCGCTGGCAAGATGCAGTTCGGCTCAGCATGGTGGTTCAACGATACAAGAGAAGGCATGATCGCTCAGATGAAATCGTTAGCCGATGCAGGCTTGCTCAGCCAGTTCGTAGGCATGCTGACGGATTCCCGCAGCTTCCTGTCGTATACGCGCCACGAATATTTCCGCAGAATTCTGTGCAACCTGATCGGCGAGTGGGTAGAGAATGGCGAAGTGCCTAACGATTCCGAGCTGCTTGGTTCGATCGTTCGCAATATTTCCTATAACAACGCAGATGCGTATTTCCCATTTGAGTAA
- a CDS encoding carbohydrate ABC transporter permease, whose product MVQDKTFGSRLFDIVNYVLLAIIGIVTFLPFVHVVAGSFTTSAEMAAKKFILIPTVYSLDAYQYIFSTGTIFRAMFVSIYVTVLGTAFSMLITALFGYALARRDLDGRRILMFLVVFTMLFNGGLIPTFLVVRELGLIDSYGALVLPIAINAFNLIILKNFFQNIPDGLEESAKIDGCNDFGILFRIVLPLSLPALATISLFYAVTYWNTYLNAIMYLNDSMKWPIQVLLRQIVILASGLDSDASLDSEVPPPDQAVKMAVIVVATLPILAVYPFLQKHFAKGALLGSIKG is encoded by the coding sequence ATGGTTCAAGACAAAACATTTGGCAGCAGGCTATTTGACATCGTTAACTATGTGCTGCTCGCGATTATAGGCATCGTTACGTTTCTTCCGTTCGTACACGTCGTCGCGGGGTCCTTCACGACCTCGGCCGAGATGGCTGCGAAGAAATTTATATTGATTCCGACGGTGTACAGCCTGGACGCGTATCAATACATTTTCTCTACCGGTACCATCTTCCGCGCCATGTTTGTATCGATCTACGTTACGGTGCTTGGCACAGCCTTCAGTATGCTGATTACAGCTTTGTTCGGTTACGCGCTTGCTCGCAGGGATCTGGACGGAAGGCGCATCCTGATGTTCCTTGTTGTGTTCACGATGCTGTTCAACGGCGGATTAATCCCGACCTTCCTCGTCGTTCGTGAGCTGGGACTGATTGATTCCTACGGCGCGCTGGTGCTTCCAATCGCTATTAATGCGTTTAACCTGATTATTCTAAAAAACTTTTTCCAGAACATTCCGGATGGGCTTGAGGAATCGGCCAAAATCGACGGCTGCAATGACTTCGGCATTCTGTTCCGCATTGTGCTGCCATTGTCGCTGCCGGCGCTTGCAACGATTTCACTGTTCTACGCAGTTACGTACTGGAACACGTATTTGAACGCTATTATGTACTTGAATGACAGTATGAAGTGGCCTATTCAGGTGCTCCTGCGCCAAATCGTAATTCTGGCCAGCGGTCTGGATTCCGACGCGTCTCTGGACAGCGAGGTGCCGCCGCCGGACCAAGCGGTGAAGATGGCAGTTATTGTCGTGGCTACCTTGCCGATTCTGGCTGTATATCCGTTCCTGCAGAAGCACTTTGCGAAGGGCGCATTGCTGGGCTCAATTAAAGGTTAG
- a CDS encoding sugar ABC transporter permease, with product MEISAQKQIAPPKSNKSSELKKRLWKNKLLYVMAIPGILFFILFKYVPMYGLVISLQDFKPYQGISGSEWVGLEHFKRLFTEPDFLNILSNTLILFGLNLIFFFPIPIILALMLNEVRIAIFKRLVQTLVYIPHFMSWVIIVSISYVMLTMDGGIINELIVLFGGEKVNFLLSPEWFRPMYILQVIWREAGWGTIIYLAAIAAIDPGLYEAARIDGAGRFRQIWHITLPAIRSVIIVLLILKIGDVLELGFEHVYLLLNSMNRGVGEIIDTYVYTAGLQQGQFSYSTAIGFFKSFIGLILVMAANWLAKRMGEEGVY from the coding sequence ATGGAAATATCGGCACAGAAGCAAATCGCCCCGCCGAAGTCCAATAAGAGCAGCGAGCTGAAGAAGCGACTATGGAAAAATAAGCTGCTGTATGTGATGGCGATTCCGGGCATCTTGTTTTTTATCCTATTCAAATACGTGCCTATGTACGGACTTGTTATTTCACTGCAGGACTTTAAGCCTTACCAGGGCATATCCGGGAGCGAATGGGTAGGTCTGGAGCATTTCAAGCGGCTGTTCACTGAGCCGGATTTTCTTAATATTTTATCGAACACACTCATTCTCTTTGGTTTGAACTTAATCTTCTTCTTCCCGATCCCCATTATTCTGGCGCTGATGCTGAATGAGGTGCGGATCGCCATATTCAAACGGCTGGTTCAAACGCTGGTCTACATTCCACATTTCATGTCGTGGGTGATTATCGTCTCCATCAGCTACGTCATGCTTACGATGGATGGAGGCATCATTAACGAGCTGATCGTCCTATTCGGCGGGGAAAAGGTGAACTTCCTCCTCAGCCCGGAGTGGTTCCGTCCAATGTATATTCTGCAGGTCATCTGGCGTGAGGCAGGCTGGGGAACCATTATTTATCTGGCAGCTATCGCGGCCATCGATCCCGGCTTGTATGAGGCGGCGCGCATCGACGGAGCAGGACGCTTCCGCCAAATTTGGCATATTACGCTTCCCGCGATCCGCAGCGTTATCATCGTTTTGCTGATCCTGAAGATCGGCGATGTCCTGGAGCTTGGCTTCGAGCATGTGTACCTGCTCCTCAATTCGATGAATCGCGGCGTCGGGGAAATTATCGATACGTATGTGTATACGGCAGGCTTGCAGCAAGGGCAATTCAGCTACAGTACGGCTATCGGCTTCTTCAAATCATTTATCGGCCTCATCCTCGTTATGGCGGCGAACTGGCTTGCCAAGCGAATGGGAGAAGAGGGCGTTTATTAA
- a CDS encoding extracellular solute-binding protein: MNGRINVLVAAVILTVMGALVSGCSVGGNKGQVSDTSKETTVSIMAPLHFPHPPHEDVVGEIERMTGVNLDIVWVPNEIYTDKMNTSLTTNSMKKVTFVKNTDYIFMKSSIRSGAFWEIGPYLQDYPNLKHLDGEILQQAAVEGKIYGLYTERPSSRQGLIIRKDWLEALNMKEPGTTEELYEVLRRFTKDDPDGNGQQDTIGLTDRNDLIYGAFKTISSYFGTPNNWGVEEGRLVPEFETQPYVDAMNFMKRLYNEGLMNQDFAVTSKQMQRDLLIRGRAGVYIGSMTDVQRLSDEAKKVNPEAEFTLVNRIEGPGGYKVWSIPNFNGLYLFSKKAIPTEEELRRILQFFDATMEEDVANLMRYGFEGRHHKVVDGKVALPESLSSSRVTEVNALHALMIADLSNPNMMPVSEGEPLMEIAERLSQDNEKFIVKDPTANLESPTYDEKGVSLYKIISDATYNYILGQLDEAQFKEQAARWRQSGGNAIAEEYTEAYFNQ, encoded by the coding sequence ATGAACGGGCGAATTAACGTTCTTGTTGCAGCAGTCATCCTTACAGTCATGGGAGCCCTTGTCTCTGGCTGCAGCGTTGGGGGAAATAAAGGCCAAGTGTCCGACACGTCCAAGGAGACGACGGTTTCGATCATGGCGCCGCTGCATTTCCCGCATCCTCCCCATGAGGATGTTGTGGGAGAGATTGAGCGAATGACAGGCGTTAATCTGGATATCGTATGGGTTCCGAACGAAATTTATACGGACAAGATGAATACGTCGCTGACAACCAATTCCATGAAGAAGGTTACCTTCGTCAAAAATACGGATTATATCTTTATGAAATCATCCATTCGCTCCGGCGCTTTCTGGGAAATCGGGCCTTATTTGCAGGATTATCCGAATTTGAAGCACTTGGATGGGGAAATTCTGCAGCAAGCGGCGGTGGAGGGGAAAATATATGGCTTATATACGGAAAGACCATCGTCCCGCCAAGGCCTCATCATTCGCAAGGACTGGCTGGAAGCTCTCAATATGAAGGAGCCCGGCACGACTGAGGAGCTGTATGAGGTGCTGCGGCGCTTCACGAAGGACGATCCGGACGGGAATGGCCAGCAGGACACAATCGGGCTGACGGATCGCAACGATCTAATCTATGGCGCCTTCAAGACGATCAGCTCGTATTTCGGCACGCCGAACAACTGGGGGGTGGAGGAAGGCCGGCTTGTTCCGGAGTTCGAGACGCAGCCTTATGTTGATGCGATGAATTTTATGAAGAGGCTGTATAATGAAGGACTGATGAATCAGGATTTCGCCGTGACAAGCAAGCAAATGCAGAGGGATCTCCTTATTCGAGGCAGGGCGGGCGTCTATATTGGCAGTATGACGGATGTGCAGCGCTTGTCAGACGAGGCGAAGAAGGTGAATCCCGAGGCTGAATTTACACTTGTGAACCGTATTGAAGGGCCTGGCGGCTATAAGGTATGGTCGATACCGAATTTTAATGGTCTGTACCTGTTCTCCAAAAAGGCCATTCCAACGGAGGAGGAGCTGCGGCGTATTTTGCAGTTTTTCGACGCTACCATGGAGGAGGACGTAGCAAATTTGATGCGTTACGGCTTTGAGGGACGACACCATAAGGTTGTGGACGGCAAGGTCGCTTTGCCTGAGTCGCTGTCGTCTTCGCGTGTGACAGAGGTGAACGCGCTGCACGCTCTGATGATCGCGGATCTGAGCAATCCCAATATGATGCCGGTGTCGGAGGGGGAGCCGCTGATGGAAATCGCGGAGCGTCTCAGTCAGGACAACGAGAAGTTTATTGTCAAGGATCCGACAGCGAATCTCGAATCGCCGACCTATGACGAGAAGGGCGTATCGCTGTATAAGATTATATCCGACGCGACCTACAATTATATTCTGGGCCAGCTGGACGAAGCGCAATTCAAGGAGCAGGCGGCTAGATGGAGACAAAGCGGTGGCAATGCGATTGCTGAGGAATATACGGAAGCTTATTTCAATCAATAA
- a CDS encoding glycoside hydrolase family 28 protein: MTAFGAIGDGSADNTAAFAAAIAACSEAGGGTVYVPAGLYMTGRIRLASFLTLELETGATIRFKDDFEAYPAEQTRWSGYECYGYSPLLFGSGIEHVAIRGGGVIDGQGSAWWNAYRKLRYEGIVPESVRRLELEELNRNIRESINSNIVEWDTQFLRPPLLQLIDCREVVIEGVTLLNSPFWNTHLVYCDGVRVTGVTFRNPADAPNSDGLDVDSCSHVVISDCRFDVGDDCLCLKSGIDEDGRRVGRPTEYVTVTNCIMQRGHGGIVMGSETAGGIRHVVVTGCLFIGTDRGIRIKTNRARGGGVEDVDIRGIQMRDVLCPIVMNTFYRHGIDESNPLLTSPDAVPVTEGTPVVRRISISDVTARGVQAAAAFLYGLPEMPIEDVVLSHITIEMSQDPNEQGGEPDMVKEKLVMAGEGMFAKHVRGLELHQVRVETRQGPALRLERAEEVTLDGVTMRRRHEGTKVVVWDHVNDH, encoded by the coding sequence ATAACAGCATTCGGAGCGATTGGCGACGGAAGCGCAGATAATACAGCGGCCTTTGCCGCTGCGATCGCCGCTTGCTCGGAGGCCGGGGGAGGCACGGTCTATGTGCCGGCCGGCCTGTATATGACAGGCAGAATTCGGCTTGCGAGCTTCCTGACGCTGGAACTGGAGACAGGCGCAACGATCCGCTTCAAGGATGACTTTGAGGCGTACCCGGCGGAGCAGACGCGCTGGTCCGGGTACGAATGTTATGGTTATTCGCCTCTGCTGTTCGGGTCCGGCATCGAGCATGTCGCGATTCGGGGAGGCGGTGTAATTGACGGACAAGGCTCGGCCTGGTGGAACGCCTATCGCAAGCTAAGGTATGAGGGAATTGTGCCGGAATCGGTGCGTCGGCTGGAGCTAGAGGAGCTGAACCGGAATATCCGGGAGTCCATCAACAGCAATATTGTGGAGTGGGACACGCAGTTTCTGCGTCCGCCGCTGCTTCAGCTGATCGATTGCCGGGAAGTTGTAATAGAAGGAGTAACGCTGCTGAACTCGCCGTTCTGGAATACCCATCTTGTTTATTGCGACGGGGTTCGCGTGACCGGCGTAACGTTCCGCAATCCTGCGGACGCGCCGAACAGCGACGGCCTGGATGTGGATTCTTGCTCACATGTGGTTATATCGGATTGCCGCTTCGACGTTGGCGATGACTGTCTATGTCTGAAATCAGGCATTGATGAAGACGGACGCCGCGTTGGCCGTCCAACGGAATATGTGACGGTAACGAATTGCATCATGCAGCGGGGGCATGGCGGCATCGTGATGGGCAGCGAGACGGCAGGCGGCATCCGCCACGTTGTTGTAACAGGGTGTCTCTTCATCGGCACGGACCGCGGCATCCGGATCAAAACAAATCGCGCACGGGGCGGCGGAGTGGAGGATGTGGACATCCGAGGCATTCAGATGCGCGATGTATTATGTCCGATTGTCATGAACACGTTCTATCGGCATGGCATCGATGAAAGCAACCCGTTGCTGACGAGCCCGGATGCTGTTCCTGTGACGGAGGGGACGCCGGTCGTCCGCCGTATTTCTATCAGTGATGTAACCGCGCGGGGCGTGCAGGCAGCCGCAGCCTTCCTCTATGGCTTGCCGGAGATGCCCATTGAGGATGTCGTGCTGAGCCATATAACGATCGAGATGTCGCAGGACCCGAACGAGCAGGGCGGCGAGCCTGACATGGTGAAGGAAAAGCTGGTCATGGCGGGAGAAGGCATGTTCGCCAAGCATGTACGCGGTCTCGAGCTTCATCAAGTACGCGTCGAGACGCGTCAAGGCCCGGCCCTCCGGCTGGAGCGTGCGGAGGAGGTCACCCTGGATGGCGTCACGATGCGTCGCAGGCATGAGGGGACGAAGGTCGTCGTGTGGGACCACGTTAACGATCATTGA
- a CDS encoding LacI family DNA-binding transcriptional regulator, which yields MNVTIKDIARLAGVSYSTVSKALNDSPLVKPDTKRRIAELAEQLGYQPNFAAKSLVSRRSKTVGIVLPSLERVALSALVGRINGELAERGYDVILSTLSPQPAAALFQRLRMDGIVVFEDIPPEGRHDSAVTTDIPVLSIGVSHMSGSRFALVDAKRKEAIKEAVRYLTSLGHSHIAYVGDNRGSDNKQQEKVTGFLEGAFEYGLSPVSAEVLDSGGNTWKHGFEAGRALLQRERLPSAVITGAFDLTAGFLRAVQDGGLDVPANLSLIGYDNVPQLAELDVPVTAVGVPLRQYGRVIAATLVDIMASDAPIRRTVMLDACIEERASCSKR from the coding sequence ATGAATGTGACGATCAAAGATATCGCGCGTCTGGCAGGCGTCAGCTATTCCACCGTGTCCAAAGCTCTGAACGACAGTCCGCTGGTCAAGCCGGATACGAAGCGCCGGATCGCGGAGCTCGCCGAGCAGCTTGGTTATCAGCCCAACTTTGCAGCCAAAAGCCTGGTATCCCGGCGCAGCAAGACGGTCGGCATCGTGCTGCCCTCGCTGGAACGTGTCGCCTTATCCGCCTTGGTCGGCCGCATTAACGGAGAGCTGGCGGAGCGAGGCTACGATGTCATACTGTCTACCTTGTCTCCCCAGCCCGCAGCGGCCCTGTTCCAGCGGCTGCGGATGGACGGAATCGTTGTCTTCGAGGATATTCCTCCGGAGGGCCGTCATGACAGCGCAGTAACTACCGATATCCCCGTTCTCTCCATCGGCGTCTCTCATATGAGCGGCTCGCGCTTCGCCCTTGTCGATGCCAAGCGCAAGGAAGCGATTAAGGAAGCGGTTCGTTATTTGACCTCGCTTGGCCACTCTCATATCGCTTATGTAGGCGACAATCGCGGGTCGGACAATAAGCAGCAGGAGAAGGTCACAGGATTCTTGGAGGGCGCCTTCGAATACGGCCTCTCGCCCGTCTCCGCGGAGGTGCTGGATTCCGGCGGGAATACGTGGAAGCACGGCTTCGAAGCCGGCAGAGCCTTGCTGCAGAGGGAGCGGCTGCCAAGCGCCGTCATAACGGGTGCGTTCGATCTAACCGCAGGCTTCCTGCGCGCGGTACAGGATGGCGGCCTGGACGTGCCAGCCAACCTGTCGCTTATCGGATACGACAACGTTCCTCAGCTAGCTGAGCTCGACGTCCCGGTAACTGCCGTAGGCGTCCCGCTCCGGCAGTACGGACGGGTAATCGCGGCGACCCTCGTCGACATTATGGCCAGCGATGCCCCGATCCGCCGTACGGTCATGCTGGATGCATGTATCGAGGAGAGGGCGTCCTGCTCCAAGCGATAA
- a CDS encoding helix-turn-helix domain-containing protein translates to MRSLSFLYKLTIFGFLLGTLPVIFIGVFAYVTSSNEIEDRVNSGKQQLLMQTSANVEQILTTVNHTLNQVINSTVMRKAMEQPLTVNDFKTYNDLSMELRHMQSFDTRVEDVVLINTEHNWMIKNSGLYRFDSYEYREQLASLLDQPEDTVWMLNPTAWFYSEENAGNVSCPYTISLVKKLPTTGLDKYALAIANIPTCTFSEFLQYEQEAFDDMMIIDESNRILLHPNAELIGSPVQQSGLIDEARLSSYNGPFTAKSDSGHYTVSVHASSFNGWKYLSSVSVDSLRQESRKIGMYTLYVCLLMLALSMLIAWIGSRRMYSPIQSLLAQMKERLPDSPHKPVNEFQMISEQVQHLFQSNTKLEKEVSQHLQQVRAFSLIKAYQGQTKPSELAAKLKQYGYERHLQSWQSMVVITLQLDTLDKERFGRNDLDLLLFAVQNVMEELVDSNSRLMPVIIDQTLIALIGGEDHEDKPFTHFVYTLTEQLQRSIQQYLQLQVSIGISLPFQSLDHLPLAYREGLEALKHRIKLGEGIIMQYEKLNSGQHFLLLNYPNQMEADLLDAIKLAEKDKARELLKGLLQSIFSAALSPQDYQIPLARLLNNLIIAVQESGIGMSRIHETNESLYEELFGLQVAHEIEDWFWSKLVGPLAGIFRDRQNEQYHNISEKIIDLIHRHYDTDLTLEDCASRLHYNANYLSSVFRKETNLSFSEYLTTYRFKMAKRWLSETDMSIKDIAAKLQYNNPQNFIRSFRKVEGMTPGQYREKQTG, encoded by the coding sequence ATGCGCTCACTCAGTTTTCTGTACAAGCTGACCATCTTTGGCTTCCTTCTAGGCACCCTGCCCGTTATCTTCATCGGCGTGTTCGCTTACGTAACTTCGTCGAATGAAATCGAGGATCGGGTGAACAGCGGCAAGCAGCAATTGCTTATGCAGACTAGTGCCAATGTAGAGCAAATTTTGACAACTGTCAACCACACACTAAATCAGGTGATCAATTCCACAGTCATGCGGAAGGCTATGGAGCAGCCTTTGACTGTAAACGATTTCAAAACGTATAACGACCTTAGCATGGAACTCCGACATATGCAATCCTTCGATACGCGTGTCGAGGATGTTGTGCTCATTAATACGGAGCATAATTGGATGATCAAAAATTCAGGACTGTATCGCTTCGATTCCTACGAATACCGCGAGCAGCTTGCCAGCCTTCTGGACCAGCCAGAGGATACCGTATGGATGCTGAACCCTACAGCATGGTTCTATAGCGAGGAAAATGCAGGCAACGTCAGCTGCCCGTATACCATCTCGCTGGTGAAGAAGCTCCCGACGACTGGATTGGACAAATACGCGCTGGCTATCGCCAATATTCCAACCTGCACCTTCAGCGAATTTCTGCAGTACGAGCAGGAAGCCTTCGATGATATGATGATCATTGACGAAAGCAATCGCATCCTGCTCCATCCCAATGCGGAGCTGATCGGCAGTCCCGTACAGCAGTCCGGACTGATCGACGAAGCGCGCCTCTCGTCTTATAATGGTCCCTTCACAGCGAAGTCCGACTCTGGCCACTATACCGTCAGCGTACACGCCTCCAGCTTCAACGGCTGGAAGTATCTGTCGTCTGTCTCCGTCGACAGCCTGCGGCAGGAGTCCCGGAAGATAGGCATGTACACCCTCTATGTATGCTTGCTCATGCTGGCCTTATCAATGCTAATCGCGTGGATCGGCTCGCGCCGCATGTATTCGCCCATTCAGAGCCTGCTTGCCCAGATGAAGGAGAGGCTGCCGGATTCGCCGCATAAGCCCGTGAATGAGTTCCAGATGATTAGCGAGCAGGTGCAGCATCTGTTCCAATCCAACACGAAGCTGGAGAAGGAAGTGAGCCAGCATCTGCAGCAGGTGCGCGCCTTCTCCCTGATCAAGGCTTATCAGGGCCAGACCAAGCCAAGCGAGCTCGCCGCCAAGCTGAAGCAGTACGGCTACGAGCGCCATCTTCAAAGCTGGCAATCAATGGTCGTCATCACGCTGCAGCTCGACACGCTGGACAAGGAGCGCTTCGGGCGGAACGATCTAGACCTGCTGCTGTTCGCCGTGCAGAACGTGATGGAGGAGCTCGTCGATTCCAATTCCCGCCTGATGCCGGTTATTATCGATCAGACGCTGATCGCGCTGATTGGCGGCGAGGACCATGAGGACAAGCCCTTCACCCATTTCGTCTACACGCTTACTGAGCAGCTTCAGCGCAGCATCCAGCAGTACCTGCAGCTGCAGGTCAGCATAGGCATCTCGCTTCCGTTCCAATCGCTCGACCATCTGCCGCTGGCTTACAGGGAGGGCCTGGAAGCTCTGAAGCATCGGATCAAGCTGGGAGAAGGCATTATCATGCAGTACGAGAAGCTGAACTCCGGCCAGCACTTCCTGCTTCTGAACTATCCCAACCAGATGGAGGCCGACCTGCTGGATGCCATCAAGCTGGCGGAGAAGGACAAGGCGCGGGAGCTGCTGAAGGGGCTGCTGCAATCTATATTCTCAGCTGCGTTGTCTCCTCAGGATTACCAAATTCCGCTTGCCCGCCTGCTCAACAATCTTATTATCGCGGTGCAGGAATCCGGTATAGGCATGAGCCGCATTCACGAGACGAACGAATCGCTGTATGAGGAGCTGTTCGGGCTGCAGGTGGCGCATGAGATCGAGGATTGGTTCTGGTCGAAGCTTGTGGGACCGCTCGCGGGCATATTCCGCGATCGCCAGAACGAGCAGTATCATAACATTTCGGAGAAGATTATCGATTTGATCCACCGTCACTATGATACGGATCTGACACTGGAGGATTGCGCTTCCCGCCTGCATTACAATGCCAACTACCTCAGCAGCGTCTTCCGCAAGGAGACCAATCTGTCATTCAGCGAATATTTGACCACGTATCGATTCAAGATGGCCAAGCGGTGGCTGTCCGAGACTGATATGTCGATCAAGGATATCGCGGCGAAGCTGCAGTACAACAATCCGCAGAACTTCATCCGCTCCTTCCGCAAGGTTGAAGGCATGACGCCGGGCCAATACCGCGAGAAGCAGACAGGCTGA
- a CDS encoding S-layer homology domain-containing protein has protein sequence MKNKLIAFMAAFALLMAWGSPAYAGEFKTYGEALQELGLIQGTDQGLKEDGQLTREQMVTILARLNEREGQAAFTPPSVPTFSDVPKTHWAYADIEKAFHYGITTGIGGGKFGIGNKVTYQQAVTFLARVAGFEIEYANAIQQGAEIGIGLFADKEATANLYRGDVFELMFWTLVLPADEGGEELLIHFIPTVDSKVRDAFLESSIDLYYNPVGASFQYYVQEDLYQGDDEFLSEASSKMHQYMTEVADVMSAYVGIGEEVDYASFFKAASAGGDIINMPYDWARYTNESEYGEYGIWGTTYTKLNAEGELYGAVEATEGGADESASQPTVRYYGSVQVDGRSVDAYNVQLEYERYDGQVGYVQLFVLVDGKGVYKAAVIGSFGDGVYTRK, from the coding sequence ATGAAGAACAAATTAATCGCCTTCATGGCAGCATTTGCGCTGCTTATGGCATGGGGCAGCCCCGCATATGCGGGGGAGTTCAAGACTTACGGTGAGGCGCTTCAAGAGCTTGGCCTCATCCAAGGCACGGATCAAGGGCTTAAGGAAGACGGGCAGCTGACCCGCGAGCAAATGGTTACGATACTGGCGCGACTCAACGAACGCGAAGGTCAAGCGGCGTTCACGCCGCCTTCCGTGCCGACGTTCTCCGACGTGCCGAAGACGCATTGGGCTTACGCGGATATCGAAAAGGCATTCCATTATGGCATTACAACAGGCATCGGTGGCGGCAAGTTCGGCATCGGCAATAAAGTGACGTATCAGCAGGCTGTTACTTTCCTTGCGCGCGTGGCAGGGTTTGAAATAGAATACGCCAACGCGATCCAGCAAGGCGCAGAGATCGGCATTGGCTTGTTCGCCGATAAGGAAGCAACGGCGAATCTGTACCGCGGCGATGTATTCGAGCTGATGTTCTGGACGCTCGTTCTTCCTGCCGACGAAGGGGGCGAAGAGCTGCTTATTCACTTCATCCCAACGGTTGATTCCAAGGTTAGGGATGCATTCTTGGAAAGCAGCATTGACTTATACTACAATCCAGTGGGAGCGTCCTTCCAATATTACGTGCAAGAGGATCTATACCAAGGGGATGACGAGTTCCTGTCGGAGGCATCCTCGAAGATGCATCAGTACATGACGGAAGTGGCGGACGTTATGTCCGCGTATGTAGGAATCGGAGAGGAAGTTGATTACGCCAGCTTCTTCAAAGCCGCTTCTGCGGGTGGAGACATCATCAACATGCCTTACGATTGGGCGCGCTACACCAACGAGTCCGAATATGGGGAATATGGCATTTGGGGAACAACCTACACCAAGCTTAACGCTGAAGGCGAGCTCTACGGAGCAGTGGAGGCTACTGAAGGCGGAGCTGATGAATCAGCCTCTCAACCGACCGTACGGTACTATGGTTCAGTTCAGGTAGACGGACGTTCTGTGGACGCTTATAACGTTCAACTGGAATATGAGCGCTACGACGGCCAGGTCGGCTATGTCCAGCTGTTCGTGCTGGTGGACGGCAAAGGCGTATATAAAGCAGCCGTAATCGGGTCCTTCGGTGATGGCGTTTATACGCGAAAATAA